A single Sporosarcina sp. FSL W8-0480 DNA region contains:
- the tadA gene encoding tRNA adenosine(34) deaminase TadA, whose protein sequence is MDVFETDRSFMRIAIEEAKKAKAIGEVPIGAVIVKDGEIIARAHNLRETSQNAVTHAELSAIQDACKEVGSWRLEETTLYVTLEPCPMCAGAILQSRIPRVVYGARDPKGGCVDSLYQLLNDSRFNHECEVAEGVMADECGEMLSSFFRSLREKKKEQKKAMRDMN, encoded by the coding sequence ATGGATGTATTTGAAACGGACCGCAGTTTCATGCGGATAGCGATAGAAGAGGCGAAAAAAGCCAAAGCAATTGGGGAAGTGCCAATCGGCGCGGTCATTGTAAAAGATGGAGAAATTATTGCACGTGCCCACAACCTTAGGGAAACATCGCAAAATGCCGTCACACATGCTGAACTTTCAGCCATCCAAGATGCTTGCAAAGAAGTTGGTAGTTGGCGACTGGAAGAGACGACATTATATGTAACCCTTGAACCTTGCCCAATGTGTGCCGGAGCTATTTTACAATCAAGAATTCCGCGTGTCGTGTATGGAGCACGTGATCCAAAAGGTGGTTGTGTAGATTCACTTTATCAATTGCTGAATGACTCGCGTTTCAACCATGAATGTGAAGTGGCGGAAGGCGTGATGGCGGATGAATGCGGTGAGATGCTATCAAGTTTTTTCAGGTCATTGCGTGAAAAGAAGAAAGAACAAAAAAAGGCGATGCGGGATATGAATTAA
- the serS gene encoding serine--tRNA ligase, which produces MLDIKLLRANFDEVKERLAKRGEDLSELDRFVGLDEKRRELIAKVEVLKAERNEVSQKVAEMKRNKENADDVIARMREVGDEIKSLDEQLHQVEEDLNYVIMRIPNIPHESVPVGDSEDDNVEVRTWGEKPEFAFEPKPHWEIGTDLNLLDFERAAKVTGSRFVFYRGLGARLERALISFMLDLHSEEHGYEEMLPPYLVNRTSLTGTGQLPKFEEDAFLVEEEDYFLIPTSEVPVTNYYRDEILDGAQLPAAFTAYSTNFRSEAGSAGRDTRGLIRQHQFNKVELVRFVKPEESYDELEKLTGHAEKVLQLLGLPYRVLKMCTADLGFTAAKKYDLEVWIPTQDTYREISSCSNFEDFQARRAGIRFRREQGAKPEFVHTLNGSGLAVGRTVAAILENFQQEDGSVVIPEVLRPYMGGKEVIGYSN; this is translated from the coding sequence ATGTTAGACATTAAATTACTGCGAGCGAATTTCGATGAAGTGAAAGAAAGGCTTGCGAAACGTGGTGAAGATCTGTCAGAGTTGGACAGATTCGTTGGTCTTGATGAAAAACGGAGAGAACTAATCGCAAAGGTAGAGGTTCTTAAAGCAGAGCGTAATGAAGTATCTCAAAAAGTTGCGGAAATGAAGCGGAATAAAGAGAACGCGGATGACGTGATTGCTCGTATGCGCGAAGTGGGGGACGAAATTAAATCACTTGACGAGCAACTTCATCAAGTTGAAGAAGACCTAAACTATGTTATCATGCGTATTCCGAACATCCCGCATGAGTCTGTTCCAGTCGGCGACAGCGAAGATGACAACGTCGAAGTCCGTACATGGGGAGAAAAGCCTGAATTCGCTTTCGAACCAAAACCGCATTGGGAAATCGGAACGGATTTGAATTTGCTTGATTTTGAACGCGCTGCGAAAGTGACGGGTAGCCGTTTTGTATTCTATCGTGGCCTTGGAGCAAGACTGGAACGTGCATTGATTAGCTTCATGCTTGATTTGCATTCAGAGGAGCACGGCTATGAGGAAATGCTGCCGCCTTATTTGGTGAATCGTACAAGCTTGACGGGTACTGGGCAGTTGCCGAAATTCGAAGAGGATGCGTTCCTTGTTGAGGAAGAGGATTATTTCCTAATCCCGACATCTGAAGTGCCTGTGACAAACTATTATCGTGATGAAATCCTTGATGGTGCTCAATTACCGGCTGCGTTCACTGCATACAGCACAAACTTCCGTTCAGAAGCAGGTTCTGCTGGCCGTGACACTCGTGGTTTGATTCGCCAGCACCAGTTTAACAAGGTAGAACTTGTTCGCTTTGTTAAGCCGGAAGAATCTTATGATGAGTTGGAAAAACTGACAGGTCATGCAGAGAAAGTGTTGCAACTGTTAGGTTTGCCATATCGTGTCTTGAAGATGTGTACGGCTGACCTTGGGTTCACAGCTGCAAAGAAGTATGATCTTGAAGTGTGGATTCCGACGCAGGACACATATCGTGAGATTTCTTCTTGCTCTAACTTTGAAGATTTCCAAGCAAGACGTGCAGGAATCCGTTTCCGCCGTGAACAAGGTGCGAAACCGGAATTCGTTCATACATTGAATGGAAGCGGCCTTGCAGTAGGTCGTACAGTGGCAGCAATCCTTGAAAACTTCCAACAGGAAGACGGATCTGTTGTAATTCCGGAAGTATTACGTCCATATATGGGTGGAAAAGAAGTCATCGGCTATTCAAACTGA
- a CDS encoding NUDIX domain-containing protein yields MVELLKVFDEDYRYIHNEYREKIHESGLWHETFHCWLVDEENVYIQKRSFVKKDFPGMYDITAAGHLLADETVMDGVREVEEEIGIVIDHMKLQSTGVVRDTIKLPGFIDNEFANVFVYKYTFAPTDFKLQQEEVDGIHIVEIQDLVMLFRSRVVKVVCKNIHTGEVGELKLTDFVPHETEYFIAIADMLNNIAP; encoded by the coding sequence TTGGTAGAACTATTGAAAGTGTTCGATGAAGATTATCGGTATATTCATAATGAATATAGAGAAAAGATTCATGAATCGGGATTGTGGCATGAGACATTTCATTGTTGGCTTGTTGATGAAGAAAACGTATATATTCAAAAGCGTAGCTTCGTCAAGAAGGATTTTCCCGGTATGTACGATATAACGGCGGCTGGACATCTGCTTGCAGACGAAACTGTCATGGACGGTGTCCGAGAAGTTGAGGAAGAAATCGGTATTGTGATTGACCATATGAAACTACAAAGTACGGGTGTTGTACGTGATACGATAAAGCTTCCGGGCTTCATAGATAATGAATTTGCGAATGTGTTTGTTTATAAATATACTTTTGCGCCAACTGATTTTAAATTACAACAAGAAGAAGTCGATGGTATTCATATTGTTGAAATTCAGGACCTGGTTATGCTATTTCGTAGTAGGGTTGTGAAAGTCGTTTGCAAAAACATTCATACTGGAGAAGTCGGTGAATTAAAGTTAACCGATTTTGTTCCACATGAAACAGAATATTTCATCGCAATTGCGGATATGTTGAATAATATAGCACCTTGA
- a CDS encoding PLP-dependent aminotransferase family protein has protein sequence MEMLLIELNKEIETPLYEQIYQQIRDDITDGKIAVGDKLPSKRKLGEFLDISQTTIELAYGQLVAEGFITSKPRKGYFVQEIGELAYVQPVRTLSIPAREKRKELEIDFSPGKIDTEFFPFKQWRKYAKDVIDESSRHLLLLGHPHGDPELRQEIATYLYHSRGVDCSADQIIVGSGTEQLMPLLIRLLGPEAKYAIEDPGYPLTHHVFFHNNREAIPISVDEEGMDVHALTQSSANVAYVTPSHQFPTGTVLSAARRMALLNWAASSNSNFIIEDDYDSEFRYTGRPIPSLQGMDKVGKVIYLSTFSKSLMPSLRIAYMVLPPVLLEKYEKAFIHYSSTVPRFDQHTLAHFMADGHFARHLNRMRKVYKRKLQLLTDSLQAYTPHISFSGDEAGMHILINIHTDDDEAMLTKRAFNKGIRVYGLNEYRKVEKKQRPSFLIGFGGLSDAQIPEYVERLMSAWKIDKRKKR, from the coding sequence ATGGAAATGCTCTTAATTGAACTAAATAAAGAAATTGAAACTCCCTTATACGAGCAAATCTACCAGCAAATCCGTGATGACATAACCGACGGGAAAATCGCAGTCGGCGATAAGCTCCCATCCAAACGAAAGCTTGGCGAATTCCTTGATATCAGCCAGACGACGATTGAACTTGCTTACGGTCAGCTCGTCGCTGAAGGGTTTATTACATCTAAACCGCGAAAAGGTTATTTTGTGCAAGAAATTGGAGAATTGGCGTATGTGCAACCGGTCAGGACATTAAGTATCCCTGCCCGGGAGAAACGAAAAGAGCTGGAGATTGACTTTTCACCCGGAAAAATTGATACAGAGTTTTTCCCTTTCAAGCAATGGCGTAAATATGCAAAGGACGTCATTGACGAATCTTCAAGGCATCTATTATTATTGGGCCATCCACATGGTGACCCTGAACTTCGCCAGGAAATCGCGACCTATTTGTACCACTCGAGGGGAGTGGATTGCTCGGCGGATCAAATCATTGTTGGCTCAGGTACAGAACAGCTTATGCCGCTGCTCATCAGGCTCCTTGGACCTGAAGCAAAATATGCTATCGAGGACCCCGGCTATCCGTTAACCCACCACGTGTTTTTCCATAATAACCGAGAAGCAATTCCGATTTCCGTGGATGAAGAAGGAATGGACGTACATGCGCTTACACAATCCTCTGCAAACGTTGCTTACGTCACACCATCTCATCAGTTCCCGACCGGTACAGTGCTATCAGCAGCTCGTAGGATGGCTCTATTGAATTGGGCTGCATCAAGTAATAGCAATTTCATCATTGAAGATGATTATGACAGTGAGTTCCGCTATACTGGACGCCCCATTCCTTCACTGCAAGGGATGGACAAAGTCGGTAAAGTCATTTATTTAAGTACATTTTCCAAATCGCTCATGCCATCGCTAAGGATTGCTTATATGGTGTTGCCTCCTGTACTCCTTGAAAAGTATGAAAAGGCATTTATCCATTATTCCTCTACTGTCCCGAGGTTTGACCAGCATACGCTTGCACATTTCATGGCCGACGGGCATTTTGCGAGGCACTTGAACAGGATGCGGAAAGTGTATAAACGTAAACTGCAGCTTCTGACGGATTCATTGCAGGCGTATACACCCCATATTTCCTTCTCGGGTGACGAAGCGGGCATGCATATCCTTATCAATATTCACACAGATGACGATGAAGCGATGTTGACGAAACGGGCATTTAATAAAGGAATTCGTGTATATGGATTGAATGAATATAGGAAAGTTGAGAAGAAACAGCGTCCATCCTTTTTAATTGGCTTCGGAGGTCTATCGGATGCTCAAATTCCAGAATACGTCGAGAGGCTCATGAGCGCTTGGAAAATCGATAAACGTAAAAAAAGGTAA
- a CDS encoding serine hydrolase, which produces MRKWVALLIIPIILMATIGTTQVQAETTLGIHVDGAILIDADSGKILYEENADTPLGIASMSKMMTEYLLFEAIHEGKISWDQEYKVNDYTYAISQDRRLSNVPLRRDGTYTIRELYEALAIYSANAATIAIAETIAGTETEFLKLMDAKAKELGLVDYKFVNSTGLNNEYLQGMHPQGTGANDENVMPAKSVARLAYHLMHDYPEVLETTKINSKVFREGTTDAIKMDNWNFMLPGFVYEYEGVDGLKTGTTDFAGHCFTGTAKRGDKRLIAVVMKAVDANGVGSYKARFDATRAMFDYGFSQFSNEELLPAGYEFEDQKTLDVLKGKEKKVAIEVKDSVRAMIKSNEKDQFEPQLVLDESLLKDGQLEAPIKKGTVVGHVKIVKKEGEDYGFIDSKDLGMDVVVTTDVEKAGWFSLMMSGIGDFFAGLWNGATGFVKGLFK; this is translated from the coding sequence ATGAGAAAATGGGTAGCATTACTAATCATTCCAATTATACTTATGGCGACGATTGGTACTACTCAGGTACAAGCAGAAACGACACTTGGCATTCATGTAGATGGTGCCATCTTAATTGACGCGGACAGTGGTAAGATTTTATACGAAGAGAATGCAGATACACCACTCGGCATTGCAAGTATGTCTAAAATGATGACTGAGTATCTCTTATTTGAAGCAATTCATGAGGGGAAAATCAGTTGGGATCAAGAATATAAAGTCAATGACTACACATATGCAATCTCGCAGGACAGGCGTTTAAGCAACGTTCCATTACGTCGTGATGGTACGTATACAATTCGTGAACTGTACGAAGCTTTAGCAATTTACTCGGCGAATGCCGCTACGATTGCGATTGCTGAAACAATTGCAGGAACGGAAACAGAGTTCTTGAAATTGATGGATGCAAAGGCGAAGGAACTTGGTTTGGTCGACTATAAATTTGTAAACTCGACTGGATTGAACAATGAATATCTACAAGGTATGCATCCGCAAGGAACTGGCGCCAATGATGAAAACGTCATGCCTGCTAAATCGGTTGCACGTCTTGCATATCATTTGATGCATGATTACCCTGAAGTTTTGGAAACGACTAAGATCAATTCAAAAGTTTTCCGTGAAGGCACGACGGACGCCATCAAGATGGACAATTGGAATTTCATGCTTCCTGGATTTGTTTATGAATATGAAGGTGTCGACGGCCTGAAAACGGGCACAACTGATTTTGCAGGGCATTGCTTTACAGGAACTGCAAAACGCGGCGATAAGCGTCTCATCGCGGTTGTTATGAAAGCGGTGGATGCAAATGGAGTAGGCTCCTACAAGGCAAGATTTGACGCAACACGTGCTATGTTCGATTACGGTTTCAGCCAGTTCTCAAACGAGGAACTTCTTCCAGCTGGTTATGAATTTGAAGACCAGAAGACATTGGATGTTCTGAAAGGAAAAGAGAAAAAGGTTGCTATCGAAGTGAAGGATTCAGTTCGAGCGATGATCAAATCAAATGAAAAAGATCAATTCGAACCACAACTTGTGTTAGATGAATCATTATTGAAAGACGGACAGCTTGAAGCACCGATTAAAAAGGGAACTGTTGTCGGTCACGTGAAAATCGTCAAGAAAGAAGGCGAGGATTACGGATTTATCGATTCGAAGGACCTTGGCATGGATGTTGTTGTTACAACGGACGTCGAGAAAGCAGGCTGGTTCTCGTTAATGATGAGCGGCATTGGTGATTTCTTTGCCGGATTGTGGAATGGTGCAACTGGATTTGTCAAAGGATTATTTAAATAA
- the guaB gene encoding IMP dehydrogenase, giving the protein MWESKFTREGLTFDDVLLVPGASEVLPKDVSLSVKLTENITLNIPIISAGMDTVTESKMAIAMARQGGLGVIHKNMSIEEQAEQVVTVKRSENGVITNPFFLTPEHQVFDAEHLMGKYRISGVPIVNNMDEQKLVGILTNRDLRFIQDYSMIINDVMTKDNLVTASVGTTLEDAEKILQKYKIEKLPIVDEDGILKGLITIKDIEKVIEFPNAAKDKQGRLLVAAAVGVTSDTMLRVQKLVAAEVDAIVIDTAHGHSKGVLDTVAQIREEYPDLGIIAGNVATAEGTAALYEAGADVVKVGIGPGSICTTRVVAGVGVPQITAVYECASEARNHGKTIIADGGIKYSGDIVKALAAGGHVVMLGSLLAGTTESPGETEIFQGRRFKVYRGMGSVGAMEHGSKDRYFQEDAKKLVPEGIEGRMPYKGPLSDTIHQLVGGIRAGMGYCGTKDLHDLREKAQFIRMTGAGLRESHPHQVHITKEAPNYSIS; this is encoded by the coding sequence ATGTGGGAATCTAAATTTACACGCGAAGGCTTGACCTTTGATGATGTGCTTCTTGTGCCGGGGGCTTCGGAAGTTTTACCGAAGGACGTATCTCTTTCTGTTAAGTTGACGGAGAATATCACTTTGAATATCCCAATTATTAGTGCGGGAATGGATACAGTGACCGAGTCTAAAATGGCAATTGCGATGGCTCGTCAAGGTGGTCTTGGTGTTATTCATAAGAACATGAGCATTGAAGAGCAGGCCGAACAGGTTGTGACGGTGAAGCGTTCTGAAAATGGGGTTATCACAAATCCTTTCTTCCTCACTCCAGAACACCAAGTATTTGATGCAGAGCATTTAATGGGCAAGTATCGTATTTCTGGTGTCCCTATCGTAAATAATATGGATGAGCAAAAGTTAGTTGGTATTTTGACGAATCGGGATCTACGTTTCATCCAGGATTATTCAATGATCATCAATGATGTCATGACAAAAGATAATTTAGTGACAGCATCTGTTGGAACAACACTTGAAGACGCAGAAAAAATCTTGCAGAAGTATAAAATTGAAAAGCTTCCGATTGTCGATGAAGATGGCATTTTGAAAGGCCTCATCACAATTAAGGATATTGAGAAAGTTATTGAATTCCCGAATGCGGCTAAGGATAAACAAGGTCGTCTACTTGTAGCTGCAGCGGTTGGTGTCACATCCGATACAATGTTGCGTGTGCAGAAGCTTGTTGCTGCTGAAGTTGATGCAATTGTTATTGACACGGCCCATGGGCATTCAAAAGGCGTTCTTGATACGGTTGCACAAATTCGAGAAGAGTACCCGGATCTTGGTATCATCGCTGGTAACGTTGCAACTGCTGAAGGAACTGCGGCATTGTACGAAGCGGGTGCAGATGTCGTTAAGGTGGGAATTGGTCCTGGATCCATCTGTACAACACGAGTAGTGGCTGGTGTAGGTGTACCTCAGATTACAGCAGTTTATGAATGTGCTTCGGAAGCTCGAAATCACGGCAAAACGATTATTGCGGATGGAGGCATTAAATACTCCGGTGATATCGTGAAGGCATTGGCAGCTGGTGGACATGTTGTTATGCTTGGTAGCTTGCTTGCAGGAACGACAGAAAGCCCAGGGGAAACAGAAATCTTCCAAGGTAGACGTTTTAAGGTTTATCGCGGTATGGGTTCAGTTGGTGCAATGGAACACGGTTCAAAAGACCGTTATTTCCAAGAGGATGCAAAAAAGCTTGTTCCTGAGGGAATTGAAGGACGTATGCCTTATAAAGGACCTCTTTCTGATACAATTCACCAACTTGTTGGTGGTATCCGTGCTGGAATGGGCTACTGTGGAACGAAGGATCTACATGACCTCCGTGAGAAAGCTCAATTCATCCGTATGACTGGTGCAGGTCTTCGCGAAAGTCATCCGCACCAAGTTCATATTACAAAAGAAGCGCCTAACTACTCCATTTCATAA